One part of the Ursus arctos isolate Adak ecotype North America unplaced genomic scaffold, UrsArc2.0 scaffold_14, whole genome shotgun sequence genome encodes these proteins:
- the LYL1 gene encoding protein lyl-1, with the protein MCPPQAQAEVGPTMTEKAEMVCAPSPAPALPPKPASPGPPKVKEMGHQGSSPPRLPPGVPVISLGHTRPPGAAMATTELSALRPPLLQLSTLGTVPPPLALHYHPHPFLNSLYIGPAGPFGIFPSSRLKRRPSHCELELAEGHQPQKVARRVFTNSRERWRQQNVNGAFAELRKLLPTHPPDRKLSKNEVLRLAMKYIGFLVRLLRDQAAALAAGPAPSGPRKRPAHRGPNDGARRGPCRRAEAVVRSQPAPPAGPDGGSPDGAARPIKTERAVVSPEVR; encoded by the exons ATGTGCCCGCCCCAGGCCCAGGCAGAGGTGGGCCCCACCATGACTGAGAAGGCCGAAATGGTGTGTGCCCCCAGCCCAGCACCCGCTCTGCCCCCCAAGCCTGCCTCGCCTGGGCCCCCGAAGGTGAAGGAGATGGGGCACCAAGGCTCCTCACCCCCCAGGCTGCCCCCTGGCGTGCCAGTGATCAGCCTGGGCCACACCAGGCCCCCAGGGGCAGCCATGGCCACCACGGAGCTGAGCGCCCTGCGGCCCCCGCTGCTGCAACTCTCTACCCTGGGAACTGTCCCACCCCCCCTGGCCCTGCATTATCACCCTCACCCCTTCCTTAACAG CCTCTACATTGGGCCGGCAGGACCTTTTGGCATCTTCCCTAGCAGCCGGCTGAAGCGGAGACCAAGCCACTGTGAGCTGGAGCTGGCCGAGG GGCACCAGCCCCAGAAGGTGGCCCGGCGTGTGTTCACCAACAGCCGGGAGCGCTGGCGGCAGCAGAACGTGAATGGCGCCTTCGCAGAGCTCAGGAAGCTGCTGCCAACGCACCCGCCCGACCGGAAGCTGAGCAAGAACGAGGTGCTCCGCCTGGCCATGAAATACATTGGCTTCCTGGTGCGGCTGCTGCGCGACCAGGCGGCCGCTCTGGCCGCAGGCCCCGCCCCGTCCGGGCCCCGCAAACGGCCCGCGCATCGGGGCCCCAACGATGGCGCCCGTCGCGGGCCTTGTCGCAGGGCCGAGGCAGTGGTGCGCTCGCAGCCCGCGCCCCCGGCCGGCCCCGACGGCGGCAGCCCCGATGGGGCGGCCCGGCCCATCAAGACGGAACGAGCGGTCGTGAGCCCTGAGGTGCGGTGA